Proteins encoded in a region of the Streptomyces sp. NBC_01471 genome:
- a CDS encoding WhiB family transcriptional regulator, producing the protein MLHPPHQSLQVAAVPPQRAPAREDQAGPWHSEAVCRRDEAGLFFAPSKEPTAARLAREEAAKRVCARCPVLVECREHALVQPEPYGVWGGLTAAERRVVLARRRRREVELRSTVQDPMAQAG; encoded by the coding sequence GTGCTGCATCCGCCGCATCAGTCCTTGCAGGTCGCTGCCGTGCCACCGCAGCGCGCTCCGGCACGGGAGGATCAGGCAGGACCCTGGCATTCGGAGGCGGTGTGCCGCCGGGACGAGGCGGGGCTCTTCTTCGCGCCGTCCAAGGAACCGACCGCCGCCAGGCTGGCCCGCGAAGAGGCGGCGAAGCGGGTCTGCGCCCGCTGTCCGGTGCTCGTGGAGTGCCGTGAGCACGCGCTGGTGCAGCCCGAGCCGTACGGAGTCTGGGGCGGGCTGACGGCGGCCGAGCGCAGGGTGGTCCTCGCCCGGCGCAGGCGGCGCGAAGTGGAACTCAGGAGCACGGTCCAGGACCCGATGGCACAGGCGGGCTGA
- a CDS encoding DUF1707 domain-containing protein codes for MDLEKHPQQPRPVGIRASDADRDRIADILRDALAEGRLDAEEHSERIESVYRAKTLAELEPLVQDLPAATAGRSGPGAAAYAVADDPDAPVTAENLVAVFSSSTRKGRWRIGRRTNAFSLFGNVEIDLTEALFEQRLTVINATAILGNVEVRVPENVTLRGSGTGIFGNFEVDTLESENPEAPVVVVNGYSVFGNIEAKPKRGKLVADLRTMVDKKLRKHLG; via the coding sequence GTGGACCTCGAAAAGCACCCCCAGCAGCCGCGGCCCGTCGGCATCCGCGCGTCCGACGCCGACCGCGACCGGATCGCAGACATCCTCAGGGACGCCTTGGCCGAGGGGCGCCTCGACGCCGAGGAGCACTCCGAGCGCATCGAGTCGGTCTACCGCGCGAAGACCCTCGCCGAGCTGGAGCCGCTGGTGCAGGACCTGCCCGCCGCCACCGCCGGCCGTTCCGGCCCCGGCGCCGCCGCGTATGCCGTAGCCGACGACCCGGACGCCCCGGTCACCGCGGAGAACCTGGTCGCGGTCTTCTCCAGCTCGACCCGGAAGGGCCGTTGGCGCATCGGCCGCAGGACGAACGCCTTCTCGCTCTTCGGCAATGTCGAGATCGACCTCACCGAGGCGCTGTTCGAGCAGCGGCTGACCGTCATCAATGCCACGGCGATCCTCGGCAACGTCGAGGTCAGGGTCCCGGAGAACGTCACGCTGCGCGGCAGCGGCACCGGCATCTTCGGAAACTTCGAGGTGGACACGCTCGAATCGGAGAACCCGGAGGCGCCGGTCGTGGTGGTGAACGGGTACTCGGTCTTCGGCAACATCGAGGCCAAGCCCAAGCGGGGCAAGCTGGTGGCGGACCTGCGCACCATGGTCGACAAGAAGCTGCGCAAGCACCTCGGGTAG
- a CDS encoding fumarate hydratase — translation MAVMPEFAYSDLLPVGADTTPYRLVTAEGVSTFEADGRTFLKVEPEALRTLAAAAMHDISHYLRPAHLTQLRKIVDDPEASSNDKFVALDLLKNANIAAAGVLPMCQDTGTAIVMGKRGQNVLTEGGDEEALSRGIFDAYTKLNLRYSQMAPLTMWEEKNTGSNLPAQIELYATDGGAYKFLFMAKGGGSANKSFLYQETKAVLNEASMMKFLEEKIRSLGTAACPPYHLAITVGGTSAEFALKTAKYASAHYLDELPTEGSPTGHGFRDTELEQKVFELTQKIGIGAQFGGKYFCHDVRVVRLPRHGASLPVAIAVSCSADRQAVAKITAEGVFLEQLETDPARFLPDTTDEHLEDAGVVEVDLNRPMDDILAELTRFPVKTRLSLTGPLVVARDIAHAKIKERLDAGEEMPQYLKDHPVYYAGPAKTPEGYASGSFGPTTAGRMDSYVEQFQAAGGSKVMLAKGNRSQQVTDACGSHGGFYLGSIGGPAARLAQDCIKKVEVLEYEELGMEAVWKIEVEDFPAFIVVDDKGNDFFRAPAESPTILSIPVRAPGQA, via the coding sequence ATGGCCGTCATGCCAGAGTTTGCGTACTCCGATCTGCTCCCCGTGGGAGCGGACACCACGCCGTACCGGCTGGTGACCGCCGAGGGCGTCTCCACCTTCGAAGCCGACGGGCGTACCTTCCTCAAGGTCGAGCCCGAGGCACTGCGCACGCTCGCCGCCGCGGCCATGCATGACATCTCGCACTATCTGCGCCCGGCCCACCTCACCCAGCTGCGCAAGATCGTCGACGACCCCGAGGCCTCCTCCAACGACAAGTTCGTCGCGCTGGACCTGCTGAAGAACGCCAACATCGCGGCCGCGGGTGTCCTCCCGATGTGCCAGGACACCGGCACCGCGATCGTCATGGGCAAGCGTGGCCAGAACGTGCTGACGGAGGGCGGCGACGAGGAAGCCCTGTCCCGCGGCATCTTCGACGCGTACACCAAGCTCAACCTGCGGTACTCGCAGATGGCCCCGCTCACCATGTGGGAGGAGAAGAACACCGGCTCGAACCTGCCCGCGCAGATCGAGCTGTACGCGACCGACGGCGGCGCGTACAAGTTCCTCTTCATGGCCAAGGGCGGCGGCTCCGCCAACAAGTCGTTCCTCTACCAGGAGACCAAGGCCGTCCTCAACGAGGCGTCCATGATGAAGTTCCTGGAGGAGAAGATCCGTTCGCTGGGGACGGCCGCGTGCCCGCCGTACCACTTGGCCATCACCGTGGGCGGTACGTCGGCCGAGTTCGCGCTGAAGACCGCCAAGTACGCCTCCGCGCACTACCTCGACGAGCTGCCCACCGAGGGCTCCCCGACCGGGCACGGCTTCCGCGACACGGAGCTGGAGCAGAAGGTCTTCGAGCTGACGCAGAAGATCGGTATCGGTGCGCAGTTCGGCGGGAAGTACTTCTGCCACGACGTCCGCGTCGTCCGGCTGCCCCGGCACGGCGCCTCGCTGCCCGTCGCCATCGCCGTCTCCTGCTCGGCCGACCGGCAGGCCGTCGCGAAGATCACCGCCGAAGGCGTCTTCCTGGAGCAGCTGGAGACCGACCCGGCGCGCTTCCTGCCCGACACCACGGACGAGCACCTGGAGGACGCAGGCGTCGTCGAGGTCGACCTGAACCGGCCGATGGACGACATCCTCGCCGAGCTGACCAGGTTCCCGGTCAAGACCCGGCTCTCGCTGACCGGGCCGCTGGTCGTGGCGCGCGACATCGCGCACGCCAAGATCAAGGAGCGGCTGGACGCGGGCGAGGAGATGCCGCAGTACCTGAAGGACCACCCGGTCTACTACGCGGGACCCGCCAAGACCCCCGAGGGATACGCGTCCGGCTCGTTCGGCCCGACCACGGCCGGCCGGATGGACTCCTACGTGGAGCAGTTCCAGGCCGCGGGCGGCTCGAAGGTGATGCTCGCCAAGGGCAACCGCTCGCAGCAGGTCACCGACGCGTGCGGCAGCCACGGCGGCTTCTACCTCGGCTCGATCGGCGGCCCGGCGGCCCGGCTCGCCCAGGACTGCATCAAGAAGGTCGAGGTCCTGGAGTACGAGGAGCTGGGCATGGAGGCCGTGTGGAAGATCGAGGTCGAGGACTTCCCCGCGTTCATCGTGGTCGACGACAAGGGCAACGACTTCTTCCGGGCGCCCGCCGAGTCCCCCACCATCCTCAGCATCCCGGTCCGCGCCCCCGGCCAGGCGTAG
- a CDS encoding class II fumarate hydratase — translation MTEQYRIEHDSMGEVRVPAEAKWRAQTQRAVENFPVSGQTLERAHIEALARIKAAAAKVNAGLGVIEGDLAQAVQEAAAEVADGRWDGEFPVDVFQTGSGTSSNMNMNEVLATLATERLGRPVHPNDHVNASQSSNDVFPSSIHIAATAAVTRDLIPALDHLAEALERKAGEFADVVKSGRTHLMDATPVTLGQEFGGYAAQIRYGVERLNSSLPRLAELPLGGTAVGTGINTPPGFSAAVIAEVAGATGLPLTEARNHFEAQSARDGIVETSGQLRTIGAGLTKISNDLRWMASGPRTGLAEISLPDLQPGSSIMPGKVNPVIPEAVLMVAAQVTGNDATVAAAGAAGNFELNVMLPVIAKNVLESVRLLANVARLLADRTVDGITAHRERAREYAESSPSVVTPLNKYIGYEEAAKVAKRAVAERRTIRDVVLDEGYVERGDLTAAQLDAALDVLSMTRP, via the coding sequence ATGACTGAGCAGTACCGGATCGAGCACGATTCCATGGGCGAGGTACGGGTCCCCGCCGAAGCCAAGTGGCGCGCCCAGACGCAGCGGGCGGTGGAGAACTTCCCGGTCTCCGGGCAGACCCTGGAACGGGCCCACATCGAGGCCCTGGCCCGGATCAAGGCCGCGGCCGCCAAGGTCAACGCCGGGCTCGGGGTCATCGAAGGGGATCTCGCGCAGGCGGTCCAGGAGGCGGCGGCCGAGGTCGCCGACGGGCGGTGGGACGGCGAGTTCCCGGTGGACGTCTTCCAGACCGGGTCCGGCACGTCCTCCAACATGAACATGAACGAGGTGCTGGCCACGCTCGCCACCGAGCGGCTGGGGCGCCCGGTGCACCCCAACGACCATGTGAACGCCTCGCAGTCGTCCAACGACGTCTTCCCGTCGTCCATCCACATCGCGGCGACGGCGGCCGTCACCCGTGATCTGATCCCGGCGCTCGACCACCTCGCCGAGGCGCTGGAGCGCAAGGCCGGCGAGTTCGCGGACGTGGTCAAGTCCGGTCGTACGCACCTGATGGACGCGACACCGGTGACGCTGGGCCAGGAGTTCGGCGGGTACGCGGCGCAGATCCGGTACGGCGTCGAGCGGCTCAACTCCTCGCTGCCCCGCCTCGCCGAGCTTCCCCTGGGCGGTACGGCGGTGGGCACCGGCATCAACACCCCGCCCGGCTTCTCGGCCGCCGTCATCGCCGAGGTGGCCGGGGCGACGGGGCTGCCGCTGACCGAGGCCCGCAACCACTTCGAGGCGCAGAGCGCGCGGGACGGGATCGTCGAGACGTCCGGCCAGCTGCGGACGATCGGGGCCGGGCTGACGAAGATCTCCAACGATCTGCGCTGGATGGCTTCGGGCCCGCGCACCGGTCTCGCCGAGATCTCGCTGCCCGACCTCCAGCCCGGTTCGTCCATCATGCCGGGCAAGGTCAACCCGGTGATCCCGGAGGCGGTGCTGATGGTGGCGGCGCAGGTCACGGGCAACGACGCGACGGTCGCCGCGGCCGGGGCGGCCGGCAACTTCGAGCTGAACGTGATGCTGCCGGTCATCGCCAAGAACGTCCTGGAGTCGGTGCGGCTGCTGGCCAACGTCGCACGGCTGCTCGCGGACCGTACGGTCGACGGGATCACCGCACACCGGGAACGGGCCCGGGAGTACGCGGAGTCCTCGCCGTCGGTCGTCACGCCGCTGAACAAGTACATCGGGTACGAGGAGGCCGCGAAGGTCGCCAAGCGGGCGGTGGCCGAGCGCAGGACGATCCGGGACGTCGTGCTGGACGAGGGGTACGTGGAGCGGGGCGATCTGACGGCGGCGCAGCTGGACGCGGCGCTGGACGTCCTGAGCATGACCCGGCCGTGA
- a CDS encoding DUF402 domain-containing protein, translating to MTGAGGTQHWTPGDHILWRYRSNASEHLHICRPVTVVQDTDELLAVWLAPGTECMKPALADGTPVHREPLATRYTKPRTVVRDRWWGMGVLKLVRPREPWSVWLWWDRGWRFKSWYVNLEEPHLRWAGGIDSEDHFLDISVLPDRSWQWLDEDEFAQAQQVGLMDAGQVARVRQAGREAVGLIESWGSPFTDGWEDWRPDPGWTVPVLPDDWDRTPAYVPS from the coding sequence ATGACAGGTGCAGGAGGAACACAACACTGGACGCCCGGGGACCACATCCTCTGGCGCTACCGCAGCAACGCGTCCGAGCACCTGCACATCTGTCGCCCGGTGACCGTCGTGCAGGACACGGACGAGCTGCTCGCGGTCTGGCTGGCACCCGGCACCGAGTGCATGAAGCCCGCGCTCGCCGACGGGACCCCCGTGCACCGGGAGCCGCTGGCCACCCGGTACACCAAGCCCCGCACCGTCGTGCGCGACCGCTGGTGGGGCATGGGGGTGCTGAAACTGGTCCGGCCCCGCGAGCCCTGGTCCGTGTGGCTGTGGTGGGACCGGGGATGGCGCTTCAAGAGCTGGTACGTGAATCTGGAGGAGCCACACCTCCGGTGGGCCGGCGGCATCGACTCCGAGGACCACTTCCTCGACATCTCGGTGCTGCCCGACCGGAGTTGGCAGTGGCTGGACGAGGACGAGTTCGCCCAGGCCCAGCAGGTCGGCCTGATGGACGCGGGGCAGGTGGCGCGGGTGCGTCAGGCGGGCCGGGAAGCGGTCGGGCTGATCGAGTCCTGGGGTTCGCCCTTCACGGACGGCTGGGAGGACTGGCGGCCCGATCCGGGGTGGACGGTGCCCGTCCTGCCGGACGACTGGGACCGCACGCCCGCGTACGTGCCGTCGTGA
- a CDS encoding SpoIIE family protein phosphatase — protein MTEHTTSHEGRQPTAARPYEPTRPRQQDADMAAAGAIPAPPPAPAVSPGRSEGDRLRFVGAATRRIARGIDLDEIVLGLCRATVPTFSDAILVFLRDPLPVGDERPVVPFVLRLRRTDRLRLVDEEDSDEQPEPLAAQLCEVASGGALAEVLRGVRPVFGDSAAARAALPELLGPDRTVPNGHRTILAPLRGRRRVIGAAVFVRRPDRPAFEPNDLLVAAQLATHTALGIDKAVLYGREAYIADELQRTMLPDSLPQPTGVKLASRYLPAAETARVGGDWYDAIPLPGSRVALVVGDVMGHSMTSAAIMGQLRTTAQTLAQLDLPPAEVLHHLDEQAQRLGSDRMATCLYAVYDPVAHRITIANAGHPPPVLLHLGGRAEVLRVPPGAPIGVGGVDFEAVELDAPAGATLLLYTDGLVESRLRDVWTGIEQLRERLAATAELTGPDHSPPLEALCDDVLDMLGPGDRDDDIALLAARFDGIAPSDVAYWFLDPEEQAPRRARRLVRRALERWGLEEMSDSVELLVSEVVTNAVRYAERPVTLRLLRTDVLRCEVGDDSPQLPRQRRARDTDEGGRGLFLVNRLTRRWGATRLSTGKVVWFEIQVPATPSE, from the coding sequence GTGACGGAGCACACCACCTCCCACGAAGGCCGGCAGCCCACTGCTGCCCGGCCGTACGAACCCACTCGCCCCCGGCAGCAGGACGCCGACATGGCGGCCGCGGGGGCCATCCCCGCGCCCCCGCCCGCGCCGGCGGTCTCCCCCGGACGCAGCGAGGGCGACAGACTCCGGTTCGTGGGAGCTGCCACCCGGCGTATTGCCCGGGGCATAGACCTGGACGAGATCGTCCTCGGCCTGTGCAGAGCGACCGTGCCGACGTTCTCCGACGCGATACTCGTCTTCCTCCGCGATCCGCTGCCGGTGGGCGACGAACGGCCGGTGGTCCCCTTCGTGCTGCGGCTGCGCCGTACCGACCGGCTGCGTTTAGTGGACGAGGAAGACTCCGACGAGCAACCGGAACCGCTCGCGGCCCAGCTGTGCGAGGTGGCATCCGGGGGCGCACTCGCCGAAGTGCTCCGGGGTGTGCGCCCGGTCTTCGGGGACTCCGCCGCGGCCCGCGCCGCGCTGCCCGAGCTGCTCGGCCCCGACCGGACCGTCCCGAACGGGCACCGCACGATCCTCGCCCCGCTGCGGGGCAGGCGCCGGGTGATCGGCGCCGCCGTGTTCGTCCGCCGCCCCGACCGGCCCGCCTTCGAGCCCAACGACCTGCTGGTCGCCGCCCAGCTGGCCACCCACACCGCGCTGGGCATCGACAAGGCCGTGCTGTACGGGCGCGAGGCGTACATCGCCGACGAACTCCAGCGCACCATGCTGCCGGACTCGCTGCCCCAGCCGACGGGCGTCAAGCTGGCGTCCCGCTATCTGCCGGCGGCCGAGACCGCACGGGTGGGCGGCGACTGGTACGACGCGATCCCGCTGCCCGGCAGCCGGGTCGCCCTGGTCGTGGGCGATGTGATGGGGCACTCCATGACCTCGGCAGCGATCATGGGCCAGCTCCGGACGACGGCCCAGACGCTGGCGCAGCTGGACCTGCCCCCGGCCGAGGTGCTGCACCACCTGGACGAGCAGGCCCAGCGGCTCGGCTCGGACCGGATGGCGACCTGCCTGTACGCCGTGTACGACCCGGTGGCGCACCGGATCACCATCGCCAACGCGGGTCACCCGCCGCCCGTCCTGCTGCACCTGGGCGGCCGTGCGGAGGTCCTGCGGGTCCCGCCGGGCGCCCCGATCGGGGTGGGCGGTGTGGACTTCGAGGCCGTCGAACTGGACGCGCCCGCGGGGGCCACCCTGCTGCTCTACACGGACGGCCTGGTCGAGTCGCGGCTGCGGGACGTCTGGACCGGGATCGAGCAGCTGCGGGAGCGGCTGGCCGCCACCGCCGAGCTGACGGGTCCGGACCACTCGCCGCCGCTGGAGGCCCTCTGCGACGACGTACTGGACATGCTGGGGCCGGGTGACCGGGACGACGACATCGCGCTCCTCGCCGCCCGCTTCGACGGGATCGCGCCGAGCGATGTCGCGTACTGGTTCCTCGACCCGGAGGAGCAGGCCCCGCGCCGCGCCCGGCGGCTGGTGCGCAGGGCGCTGGAGCGCTGGGGCCTGGAGGAGATGTCGGACTCGGTGGAGCTGCTGGTCAGTGAGGTCGTGACCAATGCCGTGCGGTACGCGGAGCGGCCGGTGACGCTGCGGCTGCTGCGCACCGACGTACTGCGCTGCGAGGTCGGCGACGACTCCCCGCAGCTGCCGCGCCAGCGCCGGGCCCGGGACACCGACGAGGGCGGCCGTGGCCTGTTCCTGGTGAACCGGCTGACCCGGCGGTGGGGGGCCACCCGGCTCTCCACCGGCAAGGTCGTCTGGTTCGAGATCCAGGTACCGGCCACGCCGTCCGAGTAG
- a CDS encoding catalase yields MSEASQKATYTTNNAGIPVESDEHSLTVSSDGPILLQDAYLIEKMAQFNRERVPERVVHAKGSGAYGTFEVTNDVSQFTKADVFQPGRRTEMLARFSTVAGEMGSPDTWRDPRGFALKFYTEHGNYDMVGNNTPVFFVRDPIKFQDFIRSQKRRPDSGLRDNDMQWDFWTLSPESAHQVTWLMGDRGIPKTWRHMNGYSSHTYMWVNAAGEKFWVKYHFKTDQGIDFLSQADADAMAGCDTDYHRRDLFESIKSGNAPSWTLKVQVMPFEDAPDYRFNPFDLTKVWPHSDYPLIDVGRMTLNKNPDDHFVHIEQASFEPSNLVPGIGPSPDKMLLGRLFSYPDTHRYRIGPNYMQLPPNRPRSPVNSYAKDGPMRYEPSAASAPYAPNSYGGPAADTARYGEPAGWESAGEMVREAYKLRRDDDDWGQPGTMVRQVLNDEQRARLVDNVVGHLAQGVSAPVLDRALQYWRNIDKATGDRIAAKAKPQ; encoded by the coding sequence GTGAGCGAGGCATCCCAGAAGGCCACCTACACCACCAACAACGCGGGAATTCCGGTGGAGAGCGACGAACACTCGCTCACCGTCAGTTCCGACGGTCCGATCCTGCTGCAGGACGCCTATCTGATCGAGAAGATGGCGCAGTTCAACCGGGAACGGGTCCCCGAGCGGGTGGTGCACGCCAAGGGCTCCGGCGCGTACGGAACCTTCGAAGTGACCAACGACGTCAGCCAGTTCACCAAGGCCGATGTCTTCCAGCCGGGCAGGCGCACCGAGATGCTGGCCCGCTTCTCGACGGTCGCCGGCGAGATGGGTTCCCCCGACACCTGGCGCGACCCGCGCGGTTTCGCGCTCAAGTTCTATACGGAGCACGGCAATTACGACATGGTCGGCAACAACACGCCGGTCTTCTTCGTCCGTGACCCGATCAAATTCCAGGACTTCATCCGCAGCCAGAAGCGCCGCCCGGACAGCGGGCTGCGCGACAACGACATGCAGTGGGACTTCTGGACGCTCTCTCCCGAGTCCGCGCACCAGGTGACGTGGCTGATGGGCGACCGGGGCATCCCCAAGACCTGGCGCCACATGAACGGCTACAGCTCGCACACCTATATGTGGGTGAACGCCGCGGGCGAGAAGTTCTGGGTGAAGTACCACTTCAAGACCGACCAGGGCATCGACTTCCTCAGCCAGGCCGACGCCGACGCGATGGCCGGGTGCGACACGGACTACCACCGCCGGGACCTCTTCGAGTCCATCAAGTCGGGGAACGCCCCTTCGTGGACGCTCAAGGTCCAGGTCATGCCGTTCGAGGACGCCCCGGACTACCGCTTCAACCCGTTCGACCTCACCAAGGTGTGGCCGCACAGCGACTACCCGCTGATCGACGTCGGCCGGATGACGCTGAACAAGAACCCGGACGACCACTTCGTCCACATCGAGCAGGCGTCGTTCGAGCCGTCGAACCTGGTGCCCGGCATCGGTCCGTCGCCGGACAAGATGCTGCTGGGCCGGCTGTTCTCGTATCCGGACACGCACCGCTACCGGATCGGGCCGAACTACATGCAGCTGCCGCCCAACAGGCCGCGCTCGCCCGTCAACTCGTACGCCAAGGACGGGCCCATGCGGTACGAGCCGTCCGCGGCGTCCGCCCCGTACGCCCCCAACTCGTACGGTGGCCCGGCGGCGGACACCGCCCGCTACGGCGAGCCCGCGGGCTGGGAGAGCGCGGGCGAGATGGTCCGTGAGGCGTACAAGCTGCGCCGGGACGACGACGACTGGGGCCAGCCGGGCACCATGGTGCGCCAGGTCCTCAACGACGAGCAGCGCGCACGGCTCGTCGACAACGTCGTCGGCCATCTGGCGCAGGGGGTCTCCGCGCCGGTCCTCGACCGGGCACTGCAGTACTGGCGCAACATCGACAAGGCGACCGGCGACCGGATCGCGGCGAAGGCCAAACCGCAGTAG
- a CDS encoding transglycosylase domain-containing protein, with translation MGRADDRRARQRGARRGKSTKSGIRRLFTWKKLLGSFFVFCLLLMGAFVAFYLYVPVPSANADADLQSNVYKLSNGKVIARTGKVNREKVDLSQVPLEVQHTFVAAENKTFYQDHGVDFKGTARGLYNTLQGRKQGGSTITQQYVKNYYLSSDQTVTRKLKELVVSLKIDRKFSKETILTGYINTSYYGRGAFGIQAAAQAYYGIDAKNLNVSQGAYLASLLQAPSQYDWSSATAEGKKLVKARWAYTLDNMVEKKWIDPSKRAEQKFPIPQKPKPESGLKGQTGYLVKAANQELEAQGISEAEIDAGGWTVTLNIDPKKQAQLQKTLREQLTSKLHPKSSTVDADTQAGAVSVNPHTGAVEALYGGEDYLKHEYSNAKRVDYQPASTFKPLILAAALESGAKTQEGQPIKANTIYDGDSRRPVVDSNGNKVGFAPPNEDNQSYGQINVQTAMNNSVNSVFAQMGVDVGLDKVRQLGVDLGMSSLKNAQAVPAMTLGSYGASPMEMAGIYATFDNHGKKVTPTIVKSATHPAREPFKPQKAIGSQVISPQTADAVTSVLTGVVDQGTGTVVKNKAQQVAGKTGTSDNNKSAWFTGYTPNLVTSVGMFGEAAKAHVEDGKKVQAGAQVTISGAAGSGTRVNGGGFPAEIWAAYTFGLDMKPSKFSLDTDQGAAVTPTAPPSSPASPPPSTPPPPSTPPPSTSSAPPPSHSPDPTHSGPGGGDTSAGNSTSTGSNGDQGTSEGTSSNGGTNSNGGNASSTGGEPTGGGASSTGGGNPTGGGNGNTTNGPLSGWQD, from the coding sequence ATGGGCCGTGCGGACGATCGACGAGCCCGGCAGCGCGGGGCGCGCCGGGGCAAATCCACGAAGAGCGGGATACGCCGGCTCTTCACCTGGAAGAAGCTCCTGGGCAGCTTCTTCGTGTTCTGCCTGCTGCTGATGGGCGCGTTCGTCGCGTTCTATCTGTACGTGCCGGTCCCGTCGGCGAACGCCGACGCGGACCTCCAGAGCAATGTCTACAAGCTCAGCAACGGCAAGGTGATCGCCCGCACGGGCAAGGTCAACCGGGAGAAGGTCGACCTCTCCCAGGTACCCCTGGAGGTCCAGCACACCTTCGTCGCCGCCGAGAACAAGACCTTCTACCAGGACCACGGAGTCGACTTCAAGGGCACCGCCCGAGGGCTCTACAACACGCTCCAGGGCCGGAAGCAGGGTGGCTCGACGATCACCCAGCAGTACGTCAAGAACTACTACCTGAGCTCCGACCAGACGGTCACCCGCAAGCTCAAGGAGCTGGTGGTCTCCCTCAAGATCGACCGGAAGTTTTCCAAGGAGACGATCCTCACCGGGTACATCAACACCAGCTACTACGGCCGGGGCGCGTTCGGCATCCAGGCCGCGGCCCAGGCGTACTACGGGATCGACGCCAAGAACCTGAATGTGAGCCAGGGCGCGTACCTCGCCTCACTGCTCCAGGCGCCGAGTCAGTACGACTGGTCGTCCGCGACCGCCGAGGGCAAGAAGCTGGTCAAGGCCCGCTGGGCGTACACGCTGGACAACATGGTCGAGAAGAAGTGGATCGACCCGTCGAAGCGTGCCGAGCAGAAGTTCCCGATCCCGCAGAAGCCCAAGCCCGAGAGCGGGCTGAAGGGCCAGACCGGCTATCTGGTCAAGGCCGCCAACCAGGAGCTTGAGGCGCAGGGCATCTCCGAGGCGGAGATCGACGCCGGCGGCTGGACGGTCACGCTCAACATCGACCCGAAGAAGCAGGCCCAGCTGCAGAAGACGCTCAGGGAGCAGCTGACGAGCAAGCTGCACCCCAAGAGCAGTACGGTCGACGCGGACACCCAGGCGGGTGCGGTCTCGGTCAACCCGCACACCGGCGCCGTCGAGGCGCTCTACGGCGGCGAGGACTACCTCAAGCACGAGTACAGCAACGCCAAGCGCGTCGACTACCAGCCCGCCTCCACCTTCAAGCCGCTGATCCTGGCGGCCGCCCTGGAGTCCGGCGCGAAGACGCAGGAGGGCCAGCCGATCAAGGCCAACACCATCTACGACGGTGACAGCCGCCGTCCGGTGGTCGACAGCAACGGCAACAAGGTCGGCTTCGCACCGCCCAACGAGGACAACCAGAGCTACGGCCAGATCAACGTCCAGACCGCCATGAACAACTCGGTCAACTCGGTGTTCGCCCAGATGGGCGTGGACGTGGGCCTCGACAAGGTCAGGCAGCTCGGCGTCGACCTCGGTATGAGCTCCCTGAAGAACGCGCAGGCGGTGCCCGCGATGACCCTCGGTTCCTACGGCGCGAGCCCGATGGAGATGGCCGGGATCTACGCGACCTTCGACAACCACGGCAAGAAGGTCACCCCGACCATCGTGAAGTCGGCCACCCACCCGGCGCGGGAGCCGTTCAAGCCGCAGAAGGCGATCGGCAGCCAGGTGATCAGCCCGCAGACGGCGGACGCGGTCACCTCGGTCCTGACCGGCGTGGTCGACCAGGGCACCGGTACCGTCGTCAAGAACAAGGCACAGCAGGTCGCGGGCAAGACCGGTACCTCGGACAACAACAAGTCCGCCTGGTTCACCGGCTACACCCCGAATCTGGTGACCTCGGTCGGCATGTTCGGTGAGGCGGCCAAGGCACACGTGGAGGACGGCAAGAAGGTCCAGGCAGGCGCCCAGGTCACCATCAGCGGCGCCGCCGGCAGCGGCACCCGGGTCAACGGTGGTGGCTTCCCCGCCGAGATCTGGGCGGCGTACACCTTCGGTCTCGACATGAAGCCGAGCAAGTTCAGCCTGGACACCGATCAGGGCGCCGCGGTCACACCGACCGCGCCGCCGTCCTCGCCGGCCTCGCCGCCCCCCTCGACTCCGCCGCCCCCCTCGACTCCGCCGCCGTCGACGTCGTCCGCGCCGCCGCCTTCGCACAGCCCTGATCCGACCCACAGCGGACCGGGTGGAGGCGACACCAGCGCCGGGAACAGCACGTCGACCGGGTCCAACGGAGACCAGGGAACCTCGGAGGGGACGTCTTCGAACGGTGGCACCAACTCCAACGGCGGGAATGCCTCCAGCACCGGCGGCGAACCCACCGGAGGGGGTGCGTCGAGCACCGGCGGCGGCAATCCCACCGGCGGTGGCAACGGAAACACCACCAACGGGCCGCTGAGCGGCTGGCAGGACTGA